The sequence below is a genomic window from Gossypium hirsutum isolate 1008001.06 chromosome A11, Gossypium_hirsutum_v2.1, whole genome shotgun sequence.
CGTATGTTCTCGTTGAAAAGTTGTCTGCAAATTATTCCATGTTCTATCACGAGTCTTGCTCTTATAAGAGTATAACAACAAcattcctaaatttttttttgtacaaatttATGTTATAACATGATGATAGAAATTAAAGCAAATGAAATTTAAGTTTAATAGTAAATATGAGTctagaaaattttgacatttcatATTTAAGATTTTGTGTGACTTTTAATTAGatatattttatgcttaatttAATTGTTCATTATATATTTAGACGAAATGatttctaaaaaaacaaaaaaaatatttgattttgcgGCCAATTCCTTTGTAGAGATTTATGCAACTCATGCATGAAAATAGGTAAGTAACTAATACATAATACAAATTTATTATATCCCATAAACACCTACATACTACATACATACAAACCCAACATTCTTTCCCATTTTAGGATGATTCCCACCTCCCCTTTTAACAAATTGGTAAATTTTCCATGTAGAAAAACCCTTAAATTAAGCTTACAATTGGTTGGAAAGTGCATGAAAATACCCCATTTTGAGGTCCAAAATTTTCCTAACAATCTCAATTCCCTCATAAGCATTCTCTTATTTATagtcaaaagaagaaaaaaaacctcATCCAACCCTAATCTTTGTTTCCTTTAAACTCCACATTAACCTccattttctttctctctttgtcTCCCGCAACCAAAAAAGAGAGAGGGGGTTCATGATATTGGTCTCCCTGTCATGATCTCCCTTCTCAATAATtaattatacattttatataaatataatatttggtTTTTTGGGTTCTTTATATATTTTGGAGATGGCGAAGCGATCATTTAAGCAATTCGTAGAACAACAGCTGGGTGCAGTCCCCAATTTCTTCATTTACGCATTGTTAGAATGGATTATGATCTTCATGTTGTTCATCGACGGCTTCATCGCATTATTCGCCAATGAATTCGCCAAGTTCTTTGAGTTGCCGATCCCTTGCTTGCTTTGTACCAGGCTTGACCGTCTCCTCGCTGGCCGATCAACCGATTTCTATTACAACGATTCTATTTGCGACAACCATAAGAAGAACGTGTCGTGTCTTGCTTTTTGTCATGCTCATAAGAAGCTCTCCGACATACGGAGCTTGTGCGAGAGTTGTCTCTTGTCTTTTGCAACCGAGAGAGAAACCGATTGTGATACGTACAAATCCTTGTTGGGGATCTTGCATAAGGATATTGATCAGTTGTTGGTTGATGAAGATAATGAAGTTCAATTGTCTTTGTCTGGTGGCGCTAAAAAGGATGAAGAAGTCGTTTTTGAGAAGAGTAATGATCATCGGTGTACTTGTTGTGGGCAACCATTGAAGGTGAAATCTATAGGTTCTAATGGCTCTAAAGGAAAGAATTCTTCCATGTCTTCGTTAGCACCTTCGCCATCTCCTCGGGCTCCGGCTATTAAATATACGGAGCTCAAGCTTAAACCGGATGAACCAGAGGTCCAGGAGGATAATGATCGTTCAAAGGGACTTGAAAAGCCACGTAAGTTTAAACTTTTTAAACCATGCATGCattaggtttgtttctattagGTTAATTGCATCAAACTTTTCCTATTATAACAATtataaattgttattaattattaaacttCAGTAAGctttttttatattacattttaactTTGGGTCTAACAATtagcatatttaaaatatattaaacatgAATATATTTACTACAAGAACTATTTGTATTTGAGTgttaatatatcatatatatataagttgatcataaactaaatatattgaaattttgatatatgtgttttaGGTGTATtcaatattgaattttaattaatatttaatgttGATGATTCTAATGTAAACTATTATTCTAAAAGAAAAACATCAATtaaataggaaaaataataaattgaggtttacttaaacccttttttttgtttattgCTGCAGCAGTATTGGTGTTcactaaattaatatttaatcgataatatttaaattaatggttagattaataaaaataagatcCAATTCATATAATTAACCCTTTTATACAATATTTTCGGaagatattaatataatatagttTGGgtcaatttatataatatataaaccaTTTTGAAAATATTGGTTTTATATGTTGGTGATGAATGTTTAACAGTGAAGGATGATGGCAAGGGTGGTACACTGCCATCGATGCCAGAAGGTGATGAAGAAGATAAGACCCCCAACTTTATGAAAGGAAACAGGTTCTTCGGGATCCCCTTATCGGACTCGGCATCAAACAGTCCTCGGTGGACCCGAACTCCGAGGAAACTACTGCTTCAAAAAACCGAGTTCGCGTCAGAGATCGGCGAAGGCCAAGTCCCCAGCAGTCCTCGCATGGATCGTAAATCACTAATGGCATTGTACATGGAACTTGACGAAGAACGAAGTGCATCCGCCGTAGCGGCTTACAACGCGATGGCGATGATCACCAGGTTACAAACCGAGAAAGCCGCCGTCCAAATGGAAGCCTTACAGTACCAAAGAATGATGGAAGAACAAGCCGAATACGATCAAGAAGCACTTGAAGAGATGATCAATTTAGTAGCCAAAAGAGAAGATgaactcaatgagttagaagcCGAACTCGAAGCTTACAGAAAGAAATACGGACGCTTACAAGAAGGCGATTTCGAAAAGCAAGGAGAAGTGAACGTTGAAGGAGACCAAGTGTTGAAAACGTCGTCGCTTTCATCCTCCAATGGTAAACCGGAATCTACCGTCCCTGCTGGGGATAAACCGGAGACTCAAAATCAATCCGTATCGAATCCCATCAACCAGGACAAGATCGGTGCGGAAGCCATGAACAAACCCAAGAAAGTTTCCGATTCGAATCCGAGTCCGACGCCAGAGAAGACCGGAGGCGAAACCGTTAACTTACCCAAGAAAGCAATGCGTCAAATGGACCGGTTGAAAATACTAGAAAAGAAAATGCATATTTCATCAATGGGAAGGTTTCAAAGGAATACGAGTGAGATTAATGATGACGACATGGATGAAGAGCAGGAGCGTAGTTAGATGTTGGGCTTTGATGGCCTTTTGTTTCTGGTTTTTTGTAATATGGAAGAGCCTTTTCTGAGCTCCATTGCTTGTAACCTTTGTATtgttgagattttcttatttctattATTAAGATCGAGTAAAGATGGTAgtatttttgtatgtttttaattaaactcATATCACATGGAcgttatttaaatatattatttatcatGGTTTAgatcttaattattaatttattttattgcattatACTAATTATTTGGGTAAATTATACTTGAGGTTCACCCCAAAATAAcatcatttttattttggtaaccctaattttttttatcaatttagtcactaCAGCTAGACAAATTGATCAAAATTATCACTCAACAATTAAAACCTTAACGGGATGCTAATTAAACTtgctaaaacaaaagaaaatttgtttCTATTTAAAAATGTCAATCAACACCATTGCTATAcccattaaattttaattttttatacttagaaaaaagaaaatacaatgaTTTACCGTAGTTCCACTCGGTATGATGTCACCACCATCTTCCCTTGTTATATTTCACCCGAACAAGAAAACTCCATGATTTCCGCCCTCAAAAACTCCTCCACTGTTGATGTCGATGTCGACTTTGGTtggaaaataatacaaaataaataaatgggaaaACATGAATAATTATATAGTGCATTTGAAAAACCGTTGCCTAACTAGAGGATTAGGTTGCACCAGGTAGGAAAACCAAACATGTGCCTACAAATACAATGTGAATATAGGTAACAATTTATAAATATCGCTacaaaaaaggggggggggaacCAAAGAGAAATCCATTTCAAATACTGGGTTTTATTTCATTCTGCAAAACACCCCACTGAAACGTTTAAAAGTAAAAGCAATTCACCAAGGAACTGACCTAACGCTTGCATTTCAAAATTGAGCTACAATtcagttaaaaaaattaacaagttTGGGAAATCATGTACCACAAAGAAACATCTCTCACATATAATCAACATTTTACAAAATGGAACATGCACTTTAATCACCCCAGATGATTTAAACTCGAAAcacagaaaaaaaattaaaggaaaaaaaaacttattctaCAAATGAAACCTATAGAGACTCATATGAATGCAGCAGCAGCAGAACAACCAAAAgaatgataaaaaaagaaaagaaaaaacagcaATGGTTTCTTTTGTCCTTCCCTCAACTAGATGCCAGAACTCTCTGATTGTTGTAAAACACATCTACAAAAACACAACaggaaatatgaaattttagctGGTCGGACGTACGTTACgggaattataaaaaataatcagGGGTTCTACGCGTGGTCTCTGGTTCGATCTGACGTGGAGCTGGGTCAAACTGAAGAAAACTTTGCTCCATATTCTCCCCAATCTCAAGTATTGCAGCCATATTCCCACAACGGTAGCAGTAATTTGGTGCACTGAACACTGTTACCACATTCTTGTCCTACAATAATACAGATGTTAACATACACAATCTGTGAGAACAAACTATTCAACATATGCTTCTATTTTGATGAGGAATCCACAAACCTGGGACCAATTATATCCTTCCATAACAAGCTGGTGAGCTCTAGAAATCAGAGTGAGCCCATTTGTGTGGTTGAACTGCCCAGAAATATCCTGTCCGAAGGTATACCCAGCCCCCCGAGGAGATATTCCCCATCCACATCGGTCATCAGGATCAGACCATAAGAGATCACACATTGGACCCTCATGAGGGACCTACACGGCCAATAAATGTGAAAATACTTGATTTGATGATGCCTGTTAGGCTTTGGAAAATACAGTGAAAAGAGAGTGCCTACAAGTTTAATAGATGTTGCTGTTGTGACTTTACCATATAAGCATCAACACTATTATTAGAATCTCTAGGATTGACATTAACAAAGACAGGCAGCAATTCATTAACTCGTAAACAGTCTAACCCACCTATTTTCAACAGATAATACCCATTAACTCTATATGGAATACTTAATAATGCACTATGTATGTATTATAATGTTTTATGGCACAGACTATAGGGCTCTTAACAAGGCGGACAATCTACTTTTAAAACTATAAACTTTATACAGGTTTACCTCCTGTATGCGGTCCAGAGCACGGATGTTATCTAATGTATCCAAAGATGGGGATAGTCCACCATGCAAGCAGAAAATCTGCAAGGAATATGAATAGTTATCAGCACTCAGCTGAGATTTGGAAGTAATCAACATGAAAGTGTCAGAGAATTCAAACCTGACTTTCAATCAGGGCAGTGAGAGGTAAATAATCAAAGAGGTCAGTGAAATACTTCCAGACATTAGCATTTCCATATTTTCTCAAGCATTCATCATAAAAGCCATACCTGAAAAGAGTGGTAATTGGTTATTGAACATGGACTGATTTGGCAAAATCACTAAAAACCTTCAACCCTTAATACTAGCTTATCATGAAACATTAGTTTATCTGGTATGTGTTGCAGGTTAACTAGTGTCCATGCTCTGATTCTCCAATCTCTTTTACAAGCGGTGATTAATTTGCCTTGTCAAAAGTTACAATGAACGAATCAAGCAAACTTTCTTGCAGGAAAACCttattatttacattttcaattttcattttaccAACACTAACATATGCTATCTAAGAAAATTAAAGTACCCCAGAGAATGTGCACGAATACTATTTGGCTCCAAAATGCAGAAATCAATTAAGGTGGCAAAAAACAATACTATTAGTGCAATTACaaaatgaaaaaggagaaaaACACTAAATATGTATATCGCACACTTGAGTTATCTGCCGGCTCTCATGATTTCCTCTTAAAATAGTTATTCTATCTCTATAACGAACTTTCAGTGCAACTAAAAGAGTGACAGTCTCCACAGAGTAATATCCTCGATCTGCATACAACAAGAACAAGACATAAGTTAGTGCTACATGCAAATCAACTACTAAAGATGCATCAATATTCATGATTTGCTGCAATGTAAGGCAAGACAAAGGCCGGAGAAGACCATATCAGAGAAAAACAAACAGTGAACCATCATTACTAGATTGTTAATGAAACTCAATCTAAAGACTCTCCACTATCTTCTACATTACCATCATCGTGAAATTACAGCCGAGTGCCTCAAATCTAGATTTTTGAAAACCTGAATATTTTTAGCTGTAGGGTAAATCTGTCGTACTTGTGGCTCATATTTAATCTATGACACTAAATTGAGACGACCACAGATGAAATCAAACAACATGAAAATCAACCAGTCATTAAACTCTCAGAAACAGACTCTGCTGGTTTGAAATTTAACAAGTTCAGGCTAAATAAGGAAACTCTTCAAAAGTTCACATATCTCTAATCCAGCAGCTGTATCTTAATCTTGACTAACAATTCTATGTCAACTAGCTAGATGATAAATATaagttattctccaaaaactccCGTATTAAACATTAGAGCTTTGCTTTTGTACGGACAAATTAAACCAATTTCCAACCACAAAGAACTTTTAAAATCAAAAATTAAGAGGGTATCATTTCCTTTCCTAAATCTTCCTTTCAGCTTGGCTGTTTTCAATTAAAAGTGCTCATATCTAAAACCATAAATCccgtaatatttaaaaaaaaaactaatcaataaaattataaaatatatattattaaaacttaaaccaacttaaatgaaaaattaagcaATGACAATTAAATGCAAGGAAAATTGGACCTACCTACGTAATCGCCCATAAAGAGATAATTAGTGTCGGGAGCGTGGCCACCGATGCGAAACAGTTCGACGAGATCGTGAAATTGGCCGTGGATATCGCCGCAGACGGTGACCGGACACTTCACCGGCTGAACATTCCACTCCTCCACAAGGATCGCACGCGCCTGCTCGCACAGAGTCTTCACCTCCGTTTCCGATAGCGGCTTGCACTGCATTAAGTGCTCGATCTGACGATCCAGATCCCCGTGGGACGGCATCGTCAAGCAGTTCAGGTTTTTCTGGTGATTTCTTTTGCTTTTATTCTATGATGGAGCTTTGATCGGACGGTGGAGGATGAAGATGAGAGATTTCGGGGATTTCGGATCAGGTCATGGTTAGGGTTTGGGGAGATTCAATTTGGACGTCAAagcttttcttttgcttttttttctATTGCCGTGAAGCTAAACGTTACTTTTGTTACCAGATAATTATTGGAATTTGCGTTTATAAGCCCCTAAATTTTCTCTATTTCTGAATTGCATCCCTTACATTGCAATAATTATAGCGTAGagctttttatatacatataaagtaAATCTTCAAATACCatttttcaaaaatgaaaatcaatcaagtcctattttattttttttatagcaTGGTTTAAGCTTGTGTCAAACAAGATTATTTATAGATCAATACTTCGGTGCATGGGTATTAATGTATTGTACAATATAACAATACAACTATTTATTTTACATGcattacaaatataaatatattaataaatttaacgattaaattattaaaatattaattgcatAAAGTttcaagaaaatatataaaaccaCTTAAGTTTTAAGTTAACAGGTCACATACGAATATATGATATTACAGTATAATActaaaaattatgataatttatcactatttaaaatcataataaaCGAAAAAAAACACTGaaaatcaaatacaacatatCATTTGTGTTAATTAAAACTTGTATGATTAGTGTGGATTATACAATTTATAAAATGCAAGGTTACCATCATATTTGAAACTTTAACAAAGTATCATTCCacaacacaaaaaaagaaaattgataaatttcaaCTTAGTCCCCATTATTTAAGCCATGCCATGcatatatacaaatatgtatatacacacacaaaaagaagccattttttaGTGAAGTTCATGTTGTTCCTAAAACAATTGAAAAGATATTATGATTCGATCACTAGACAACAAGAACAGGGGATGCAACAGTTCAGAGGAAATTTTTCGTTTAGTTAAACTGATACAATGGAGTTACCTGAATTAGTCAGATGAAAACATATAACAAGAGATTAGATGTGCATTTTCTACAAGATGTATATGATATTACAAATTTAACAACACTAGTCCACATTTATCAAACACGTTTCTTGCAACACATGTAATTTGATCTAAATCAGACAACAAACAGACTGTTCTTTGTTGCTTTGTAAGCCAACAAGGATTTTCTACGAATTACGCTGCCCTTTCGAAATTTCCACCGACATGCATCTGCAGCCATTCGGGGTGCGACCCTTGAGCATATTCCCTCGCTGTTTGTGAGCCGAATATCATTCCAGCACCATCAATTGGCTGCAAACCAAGCTAAAAGACCAGATTGAAACGTTAAGATATTACACCGCAGCTACAATAATTCTATGCTTGGATATGTAAAAAGATAGTAGTTTAACTTCATAAAAATTCCCTAGAATAAGTCTCACATCTAGATTCTAGACATTGCTGACAGTAACTTAAGAGGGCATTTAACATCTAGTATCAGAGTTTATATGCCAAGTTCTGCAGTGCCAAATGTATCATTTCAAAGGCAATAGTCAACATGATGAATGGTGCAGATTTTAAGTTACGTTGATCGCACTGGTGAATAATGCCAACAGATGAGTAATATGGCTACAtgtttacattaaaaaaaaagatgtaGAAAAGTAGAAGAACATAACACTGAACATAGAGGAGCATGTTCGATATTTTGGGTTGAACACGTGGGACAAACAGAGATAAGGGTGCTGAAAAGTTTGCTATATACATCACGAGTATAGATCTTTTGACAAGGTGCACCGAAGGACACCCGTGCTTGTTCCTTGCACTAGACTTCAAGGTGCATTCGATCAGGCACATGGCTAGTGTGCCTACGTACAATTTTAGTAAGGCGATAGGCATAAAAAAAGCCCACCTCATTGAAGTTCGCTTTAATCTTTatatagaaaattaatttatgtatatatacacattcatattGCACTTCACTCGGAAAAGCGGTTTTCTACGCCTAGTGCTTGAGGCAATATAAGGGTCTAGCACCAAAAGTGCACCTAATGCCCTAGACAACACTGGAATTCAGGGCATCAAAGTTGATTCAAAAGAGGTCATTGGATTAAAGGAAGCAAGTACTTTAAGAAATCATTAAAGTAAGTGCCTAATTTAAGCTTACAAGTTTCCTCGATATTACTTATAATGGTCATATCTAGAATCGGGAAGACCCTTCATAATGTATTTAGCACTTATGTGGCAGAGTTCAAATGTAAAATTCTACTAAAGAAATCTCCAAATATAACTTTCCGGCCAACAAATGAAAGTTAGTTTGAAAGAACTTAAACTCAGGCTTGGTTGTACACCACTTCATGCTTTAAATTTCAGATATTCTATTAACTCGAAATGAAGCTGCAATTTTTATCTCACATCGGACTTCAATTCAATGCTATTCATGCTAATAGCATATATGATGACACAAATATTACGTGATCAATCAACATAAGCATACTTACATCCTTTGAGTGAAACCCTTCGAAGCTAGGATTCACGTTTATCCTTGAATTAACTGCTTCGAGCTTCATTGACAAGAACTacaaaataacattcaaataacGTGTTAAGGCTTGAGGATAACCTAAAATATCAGAAATCGGGACACTAACACAGTTATATGTGTCAGATTCATACCTGAACCTGCTGCTGCAGTGACTGGATGTAATTAATAATCTCATCAAGAACAAGTGCCTTCCCTATGACCTGATTGAAAAGTttgtattaagtttaatataATAAGAAGAAAGAGACACTGAAACCATCACGTTTTTTCTCGAGACACATTGGAACAGAAATAGAACACAACTACACAACAATAAAAACCTTGTTGCATCCAGGGACCAAATCTTGAAGAATCTTCATCCTCTCACT
It includes:
- the LOC121209605 gene encoding probable myosin-binding protein 5, coding for MAKRSFKQFVEQQLGAVPNFFIYALLEWIMIFMLFIDGFIALFANEFAKFFELPIPCLLCTRLDRLLAGRSTDFYYNDSICDNHKKNVSCLAFCHAHKKLSDIRSLCESCLLSFATERETDCDTYKSLLGILHKDIDQLLVDEDNEVQLSLSGGAKKDEEVVFEKSNDHRCTCCGQPLKVKSIGSNGSKGKNSSMSSLAPSPSPRAPAIKYTELKLKPDEPEVQEDNDRSKGLEKPLKDDGKGGTLPSMPEGDEEDKTPNFMKGNRFFGIPLSDSASNSPRWTRTPRKLLLQKTEFASEIGEGQVPSSPRMDRKSLMALYMELDEERSASAVAAYNAMAMITRLQTEKAAVQMEALQYQRMMEEQAEYDQEALEEMINLVAKREDELNELEAELEAYRKKYGRLQEGDFEKQGEVNVEGDQVLKTSSLSSSNGKPESTVPAGDKPETQNQSVSNPINQDKIGAEAMNKPKKVSDSNPSPTPEKTGGETVNLPKKAMRQMDRLKILEKKMHISSMGRFQRNTSEINDDDMDEEQERS
- the LOC107912162 gene encoding serine/threonine-protein phosphatase PP2A catalytic subunit isoform X1 translates to MPSHGDLDRQIEHLMQCKPLSETEVKTLCEQARAILVEEWNVQPVKCPVTVCGDIHGQFHDLVELFRIGGHAPDTNYLFMGDYVDRGYYSVETVTLLVALKVRYRDRITILRGNHESRQITQVYGFYDECLRKYGNANVWKYFTDLFDYLPLTALIESQIFCLHGGLSPSLDTLDNIRALDRIQEVPHEGPMCDLLWSDPDDRCGWGISPRGAGYTFGQDISGQFNHTNGLTLISRAHQLVMEGYNWSQDKNVVTVFSAPNYCYRCGNMAAILEIGENMEQSFLQFDPAPRQIEPETTHVFYNNQRVLASS
- the LOC107912162 gene encoding serine/threonine-protein phosphatase PP2A catalytic subunit isoform X2 translates to MPSHGDLDRQIEHLMQCKPLSETEVKTLCEQARAILVEEWNVQPVKCPVTVCGDIHGQFHDLVELFRIGGHAPDTNYLFMGDYVDRGYYSVETVTLLVALKVRYRDRITILRGNHESRQITQVYGFYDECLRKYGNANVWKYFTDLFDYLPLTALIESQIFCLHGGLSPSLDTLDNIRALDRIQEVPHEGPMCDLLWSDPDDRCGWGISPRGAGYTFGQDISGQFNHTNGLTLISRAHQLVMEGYNWSQDKNVVTVFSAPNYCYRCGNMAAILEIGENMEQSFLQFDPAPRQIEPETTRRTPDYFL